One Scylla paramamosain isolate STU-SP2022 chromosome 6, ASM3559412v1, whole genome shotgun sequence DNA segment encodes these proteins:
- the LOC135101459 gene encoding uncharacterized protein LOC135101459: MATPTPASESPSGKGTINVPRSYCLSVDDPKCLDTPLNFFFINFCNIRSLRSNFQSVEHHLSSSKPHLLFLTETQVSEATDSSPFSVPSYFLYPHFRSKAGCCVYVRNDLTCSRAHALESSEFSTIWLRLQSHSHTKFICAVYLSPNSSDYKKFFDYLTSKVEHILTLFPFAEISILGDFNVHHQLWLSSPFTDHPGELAFNFAILQDLEQLVQHPTHIPDHLRDMPNILDLFLTSNLSAYVVNLSSPLDSSDHNLTSVSCPIAPIPPQDPPKRRCLWRFASASWGDLRRYFADFPWNDYCFCVRDTSSCAECITEVIVSGMEAYIPHSFSQPKPSKPWFNTACSCAIHDREVAHKRYLSLPSPESHALYISAQNHAKSVLQLAKNSFINRKCQNLSRSNSPRDFWHLAKNISNNFASSSFPPLFQPDGTTAITSISKAELFAQTCTKNSTLNDSGLVPPSPPPSDYFMLPIKILHNDVFHALAGLNPQKAYGPDGVPPIVLQNCTSVLAPCLVKFFQLCLSKPTFPSCWKFVYIQPVPKKGDRSNPSNYCSIALISCLSKVFEFILNRKILKHLSLHNLLSDRQYEFRQGRSTGDLLAFLTESWSSSFRDFGETCCYLGHIKSF, encoded by the coding sequence atggcgactcctacaccagcctcggagtctccatctgggaaggggaccataaatgtccccaggtcgtactgcctttctgtcgacgaccctaagtgtcttgacacccctctcaactttttcttcattaacttctgcaacattcgcagtctaagatctaattttcaatctgtagaacaccacctctcctcttctaaacctcatcttcttttcctcactgaaactcaggtgtctgaggcaactgacagtagccccttttctgttccctcctactttctctatcctcattttcgatccaaagctggatgctgcgtttatgtgcgcaatgacttaacctgctctcgtgcccacgctcttgaatcttccgagttttccaccatctggctacgactacagagtcattctcatactaaatttatctgtgctgtatacctctctcctaactcctctgactataagaaattctttgactacttaacttccaaagtggagcacattctgaccctcttcccttttgcagagatctccattcttggagacttcaatgttcaccaccagctttggctttcctctcccttcactgaccatcctggtgaactagccttcaactttgctatcctccaagacctagagcaattggtgcaacaccctactcatattcctgaccatcttagagatatgcccaacattcttgaccttttcctgacctctaatctttctgcttatgttgtcaacctttcttctccgttggactcttccgatcacaatctcacatctgtatcttgtcctattgctccaatccctcctcaggatccccctaagcgaaggtgcctctggcgttttgcctctgctagttggggggacctgaggaggtattttgctgattttccttggaatgactactgcttctgtgtcagagacacgtcttcgtgtgctgagtgcataacagaggtgatagtgtctggcatggaggcgtacattcctcactctttttctcaacctaaaccttccaaaccttggtttaacacagcttgttcttgtgccatacatgatagagaggtggcccacaaaaggtacttaagccttccatcaccagaatctcatgcactttatatttctgcccagaaccatgccaagtctgttctccaactagccaaaaactccttcattaacagaaagtgtcaaaacctttcaagatctaactcccctcgtgacttctggcatctagccaaaaatatttccaataactttgcttcttcttctttccctcctttatttcaaccagatggcaccactgctatcacatctatttctaaagctgaactcttcgctcaaacctgtactaaaaactctaccttgaacgattccgggcttgttcctccctctcctccaccctctgactacttcatgctacctattaaaattcttcacaatgatgttttccatgcccttgctggcctaaaccctcagaaggcttatggacctgatggggtccctcctattgttctccaaaactgtacctctgtgcttgcaccttgcctagtcaaattctttcagctctgtctgtcaaaacctacctttccttcatgttggaagtttgtctacattcagcctgttcctaaaaagggtgaccgttctaatccctcaaactactgttctattgctttaatttcctgcctatcgaaagtttttgaatttatcctcaacaggaagattcttaaacatctatcacttcacaaccttctatctgatcgccagtatgagttccgtcaaggccgctctactggtgatcttctggctttccttactgaatcttggtcatcctcttttagagattttggtgaaacttgctgttaccttggacatatcaaaagcttttga
- the LOC135101461 gene encoding large ribosomal subunit protein bL27m-like encodes MAMSLLRQVISSNATAATREISPLLNNHGVWLASTRNASKKSGGSSRNTKGRPRGKSRGLKKEDGDWVTQGSILVRQLGLEFLPGLNVGIGRDRTLYAKYHGRVMITTEKVDPNWDHKIVKRFKGLIQQDEGAPIYKTYLHILTEPQKTNFKLVDQI; translated from the exons ATGGCCATGTCGCTCCTGAGGCAAGTCATATCCTCTAATGCGACAGCTGCTACGAGGGAAATATCTCCATTACTCA ataatCATGGTGTTTGGCTTGCTAGCACCAGAAATGCCAGCAAAAAGTCAGGAGGTAGCAGTCGAAACACAAAGGGTAGGCCAAGGGGCAAATCCAGAGGTCTTAAGAAAGAAGATGGTGACTGGGTAACTCAAGGAAGCATTCTTGTGCGCCAGCTGGGTCTTGAATTCCTTCCTGGATTAAAT GTTGGCATTGGGAGAGACAGAACACTGTATGCAAAATATCATGGCCGTGTGATGATCACAACAGAAAAAGTTGATCCTAATTGGGACCACAAAATTGTCAAGCGTTTCAAAGGCCTCATCCAGCAAGATGAAGGTGCAcctatatataaaacatatctCCATATCTTAACAGAGCCACAAAAAACTAATTTCAAACTTGTTGATCAAATTTGA